The following proteins come from a genomic window of Proteiniphilum propionicum:
- a CDS encoding TonB-dependent receptor, with amino-acid sequence MKKFFIFIFLLISVLSYGQKGNIQGRVYNAKTNEPLEFATIQIEGTTIGSNSDIDGNFRLTGIDPGFKKLIVTMVGFEKTISPEIQVQGNQTSYIDIEVREASIQLQGVEIMPRITAKRIESPLSVVTIGVQQIEKSAGANRDVSKIVQTLPGVGATDPNRNDLIVRGGGPSENVFYLDGIEIPVINHFSTQGASGGVVGIINPDFVREISFYTGAFPAARPNALSSVMEIRQKDGSKDRLHSKISVGASDAALTLDGPAGKKSTFIISARQSYLQLLFKAIGLPFLPTYNDFQIKYKYSVGLKNELTFIGLGAIDNMTLNTDLQKTGTESQQYLLSYLPVYKQWNYALGTVYKHFSDNYFDTWVLSRNMLRNSNYKYPENDESKPKSSDYRSDEAENKLRFERSYPAFPVKLQFGGGVKHTRYTNYTYRKIFIDGTTRDFDYQTKLNLFAYQAFVQLSDDYIDGKLRLSLGLNTAGNTFNDNMRNPFNQLSPRFSISYALSERLNLNTNIGRYVMQPSYTTMGFKNSNGTFANRNESVRYILSDQVVAGFEYNPQEMIRFTVEGFYKQYNRYPISVADGISIASKGTEYGQVGDEEVISEGKGRAYGVEFLARVMSLGNVDLTSTFTLFRSEFSNSKGLYIPSSWETKSILNITGGYRFGKSWYIAARWRYVGGAPYSPIDWNLSTDKEAWSITSQAYIDYKKFNTLRLKDSHQLDIRIDKEFYFQWLMLNVYADVQNVYNFRSENTPIYTNKDTEGKIMDDPNDPGKRQLLRTLDSFRGTVLPTIGLIVKF; translated from the coding sequence ATGAAAAAGTTTTTCATTTTTATTTTCTTACTCATAAGCGTTTTGTCTTATGGCCAGAAAGGAAATATCCAGGGTCGCGTTTACAATGCCAAAACAAACGAACCGCTTGAATTTGCTACTATTCAGATTGAGGGTACTACCATTGGATCAAATTCAGATATTGACGGCAATTTCCGGCTTACAGGTATTGATCCCGGGTTCAAAAAACTTATCGTGACTATGGTGGGCTTTGAAAAGACAATCTCACCGGAAATACAGGTACAGGGAAATCAAACTTCGTATATAGATATTGAGGTTAGGGAGGCATCTATCCAGCTTCAGGGTGTGGAGATAATGCCCAGGATCACGGCAAAGCGTATCGAAAGCCCATTGTCGGTGGTAACTATCGGAGTACAACAGATTGAAAAAAGCGCCGGTGCCAACCGCGATGTATCTAAAATAGTGCAGACATTGCCCGGCGTGGGCGCAACCGACCCAAACCGTAACGACCTGATTGTCCGTGGTGGAGGCCCCTCGGAAAATGTCTTTTACCTTGATGGCATAGAGATACCGGTGATCAATCATTTCTCCACCCAGGGAGCTTCTGGAGGTGTAGTCGGAATCATCAATCCCGATTTTGTTCGCGAAATCAGCTTCTACACCGGAGCATTCCCTGCTGCTCGCCCCAATGCATTAAGCTCAGTGATGGAAATACGTCAGAAAGATGGCAGCAAAGACCGTCTGCATAGCAAGATTTCAGTCGGAGCTTCGGATGCAGCTCTTACCCTTGACGGCCCAGCAGGTAAGAAATCCACTTTTATCATTTCAGCCAGACAATCCTACCTTCAATTGCTTTTCAAAGCGATAGGACTTCCCTTTTTACCTACATACAACGATTTTCAAATTAAATATAAGTACTCTGTCGGCCTCAAGAACGAACTCACGTTTATTGGCCTCGGCGCTATCGATAACATGACACTCAACACCGATTTGCAAAAGACCGGTACCGAGTCGCAACAGTATCTGTTAAGCTATCTTCCCGTTTACAAACAATGGAATTATGCTTTAGGGACCGTTTACAAGCACTTCTCCGACAACTATTTTGACACTTGGGTACTCAGTCGCAACATGCTGCGAAACAGTAATTACAAATATCCTGAAAACGATGAATCCAAACCTAAGAGTTCCGATTATCGCTCCGATGAAGCAGAAAATAAACTGCGCTTTGAGCGCAGTTACCCTGCATTTCCTGTAAAACTGCAGTTTGGTGGAGGAGTAAAGCATACCCGATATACCAATTATACTTACAGGAAGATCTTTATTGACGGAACAACTCGCGATTTTGATTATCAAACTAAACTCAACCTGTTTGCTTATCAGGCTTTCGTACAGCTTTCCGACGATTATATAGACGGAAAGCTTAGGCTCTCTCTAGGACTCAATACGGCAGGAAACACATTCAACGATAATATGAGAAACCCTTTTAATCAACTTTCGCCCCGCTTTTCGATATCATATGCCTTATCCGAAAGATTGAACCTGAACACAAACATTGGACGTTATGTTATGCAACCTTCCTATACGACTATGGGATTTAAAAACAGTAACGGAACATTTGCAAACAGAAATGAAAGTGTTCGATATATTCTTTCAGATCAGGTAGTTGCAGGTTTTGAATATAATCCCCAGGAAATGATACGGTTTACGGTAGAAGGGTTTTACAAGCAATATAACCGCTATCCGATTTCTGTAGCCGATGGAATAAGCATTGCCAGCAAGGGCACCGAATACGGCCAGGTGGGAGACGAAGAGGTGATTTCCGAAGGCAAGGGAAGAGCATACGGTGTAGAGTTTCTAGCCAGGGTTATGTCGTTGGGAAATGTAGATCTAACCTCTACCTTTACCCTTTTCAGAAGCGAATTCAGCAATAGTAAAGGCCTCTATATCCCTTCATCATGGGAAACAAAGTCAATATTGAATATTACGGGGGGCTACCGTTTCGGCAAAAGCTGGTATATTGCAGCACGGTGGCGATATGTGGGTGGGGCACCCTATTCTCCCATCGACTGGAACCTGTCGACCGACAAAGAGGCATGGAGCATCACCAGTCAGGCTTATATCGATTATAAGAAATTCAACACATTGCGTTTAAAAGATTCTCATCAGCTGGATATTCGTATCGACAAGGAGTTCTATTTTCAGTGGTTGATGCTGAATGTTTATGCCGATGTACAAAATGTATATAACTTCCGTTCTGAGAATACGCCCATCTATACCAATAAAGATACTGAGGGGAAGATAATGGACGATCCGAATGATCCAGGGAAGCGGCAGTTGCTTCGCACGCTCGACTCTTTCAGAGGAACAGTATTACCAACAATAGGGCTTATCGTAAAATTTTAA
- the purN gene encoding phosphoribosylglycinamide formyltransferase, giving the protein MKISAQITFFCAKNIRFMTRISIFASGNGSNAENIVRYFSDSDDIVVSLIISNKRDAYVHERARHLGIPSFTFSKPEFDDGLLVLDTLREYNIDFIVLAGFLLKLSQPLLDSYPERIVNIHPALLPRHGGKGMYGDRVHRAVVDSGDKESGITIHYVNENYDEGSIIYQATCEVNKEDTPDDIARKVHVLEYTHYPRVVEEVVKKIASGESQIKK; this is encoded by the coding sequence ATCAAAATAAGTGCACAAATCACGTTTTTTTGTGCAAAAAACATCCGTTTTATGACTCGTATTTCTATTTTTGCGTCGGGTAACGGCAGTAATGCTGAAAATATTGTCCGTTATTTTTCCGATAGTGACGATATTGTGGTTTCACTAATTATCTCTAATAAAAGAGATGCTTATGTGCACGAGCGTGCCAGGCATCTGGGTATCCCCTCTTTTACATTCAGCAAGCCTGAATTTGATGACGGCCTGCTTGTTCTCGACACTCTTCGTGAATACAATATCGATTTTATTGTACTTGCCGGGTTTCTCCTGAAATTGTCGCAACCTCTTCTTGACAGTTATCCTGAACGAATAGTTAACATTCATCCTGCTCTTCTGCCAAGGCACGGAGGAAAAGGAATGTATGGCGACAGGGTGCATCGTGCTGTGGTTGATTCAGGTGATAAGGAGTCGGGAATCACAATACATTATGTAAATGAAAATTATGATGAAGGTAGCATCATCTATCAGGCAACCTGTGAAGTAAATAAAGAGGATACGCCTGATGATATTGCCCGGAAAGTTCATGTTCTGGAGTATACTCACTATCCGCGGGTGGTTGAAGAGGTGGTAAAAAAAATAGCAAGCGGAGAGTCGCAGATAAAAAAATAA
- a CDS encoding acyl carrier protein has translation MSEVAQRVKSIIVDKLGVEEAEVTETASFTNDLGADSLDTVELIMEFEKEFNISIPDDQAEKISTVGDAVSYVEQHAK, from the coding sequence ATGTCTGAAGTAGCACAAAGAGTAAAATCGATTATTGTCGACAAATTAGGTGTTGAAGAAGCTGAAGTAACAGAAACAGCAAGCTTTACCAATGATTTGGGAGCCGACTCACTTGACACAGTAGAATTGATCATGGAATTTGAAAAGGAATTCAATATCTCAATTCCAGACGATCAGGCAGAAAAAATCTCTACTGTTGGCGACGCAGTTTCTTATGTAGAACAACACGCGAAATAA
- the fabF gene encoding beta-ketoacyl-ACP synthase II codes for MELKRVVVTGLGAITPLGNDVKTTWENALAGKSGSRPITHFDASLFKTQFACEVKDFNPSDLFDRKEARKYDRYAQLAIKAAKEAMENSGLDLEKEDTSRIGVIFSAGIGGIRTFEDEVGDYYINKEKGPRFNPFFIPKMIADIAAGHISMIYGLRGPNYATVSACASSTNAIVDAFNLIRLGKANVIVTGGAESTISPSAVGGFNSMHALSTRNDSPETASRPFSASRDGFVIGEGGSALILEELEHAIARGANIYAEVAGGGMSADAYHITASHPEGLGAKLVMRNALEDAGMKPEDIDYVNVHGTSTTVGDISEVKAILEVFGEHSYKLNISSTKSMTGHLLGGAGALEAMLSILAIRDQIVPPTINHEEGDDDPEIDYNLNFTFNKAQKREIRAALSNTFGFGGHNASVILKQYSK; via the coding sequence ATGGAGTTAAAAAGAGTAGTAGTAACAGGCTTGGGAGCAATTACTCCGCTGGGTAACGACGTTAAGACAACGTGGGAAAATGCCTTAGCGGGTAAGAGTGGTTCCAGGCCTATTACTCATTTTGATGCATCGCTTTTTAAAACGCAGTTTGCCTGCGAAGTAAAAGATTTCAACCCCAGCGATCTTTTTGACCGCAAGGAAGCAAGAAAATATGACAGATATGCCCAACTTGCGATCAAGGCAGCCAAAGAGGCGATGGAAAATTCCGGACTTGACCTGGAGAAAGAAGATACAAGCCGTATTGGGGTAATATTTTCTGCGGGGATCGGAGGAATAAGAACATTTGAAGACGAGGTAGGTGACTATTATATCAATAAGGAGAAAGGACCACGGTTCAACCCCTTTTTCATTCCGAAAATGATAGCGGATATCGCAGCTGGGCATATCTCTATGATTTACGGACTGAGAGGTCCGAACTATGCAACCGTATCCGCTTGCGCTTCATCAACAAATGCCATCGTGGATGCTTTCAACCTCATTCGTCTTGGTAAGGCAAATGTGATCGTTACCGGTGGTGCTGAATCGACCATCAGCCCGTCTGCCGTGGGCGGATTCAATTCAATGCATGCTCTGTCTACACGAAACGACTCTCCGGAAACAGCATCACGCCCGTTCAGTGCGAGCCGTGACGGGTTTGTTATCGGCGAGGGAGGGTCAGCACTCATCCTGGAAGAGCTGGAGCATGCAATAGCCCGTGGAGCAAACATTTACGCGGAGGTGGCCGGTGGAGGTATGTCTGCCGATGCATACCATATAACCGCTTCACATCCTGAAGGATTGGGAGCAAAGTTAGTTATGCGTAATGCACTGGAAGATGCCGGAATGAAGCCCGAAGATATCGATTACGTAAACGTACATGGAACATCTACAACTGTTGGAGATATATCAGAGGTAAAAGCTATTCTCGAAGTATTCGGTGAACATAGCTATAAACTGAATATCAGCTCTACAAAATCGATGACAGGCCATTTGCTGGGAGGAGCAGGCGCACTTGAAGCAATGCTTAGTATCCTGGCAATCAGGGATCAGATTGTCCCCCCCACCATCAACCATGAAGAAGGGGATGACGATCCGGAAATTGACTATAATCTTAATTTTACATTCAACAAAGCTCAAAAAAGGGAGATAAGAGCTGCGTTATCTAACACTTTTGGCTTTGGGGGACACAACGCAAGTGTAATTCTCAAGCAATACAGCAAATAA
- the rnc gene encoding ribonuclease III, whose translation MLRRLVKRIKALPHIGKEPYLSYYNVLGFYPDRIDLYREAMTHRSSSVRSKKGRWVNNERLEFLGDAILDAIVADILYKKFEHKKEGFLTSTRSRIVQRETLNKLAVELGLDKKIVSSTRNLAHNTNIYGDALEALIGAIYLDQGYRVAKKFVYETLIKEHLNIEKVLKSEVDFKSRLIEWGQKNKVDVCFEVTESLYDTQNNPVFISCVKVAGAEIGSGKGYSKKESHQMAAKVAIKKLRESDSLQEAIAKTQQNNLSAQNEITQE comes from the coding sequence GTGTTAAGAAGACTCGTAAAAAGGATCAAGGCTCTCCCTCATATTGGGAAAGAGCCTTATCTTTCATATTACAATGTACTTGGGTTCTATCCTGACAGGATTGATCTCTACAGGGAAGCTATGACTCACCGTTCCTCTTCCGTACGCTCCAAAAAAGGGAGATGGGTGAACAATGAGCGACTTGAATTTTTGGGAGACGCCATTCTCGATGCTATCGTTGCAGATATTCTCTATAAAAAATTCGAACACAAAAAGGAGGGATTTCTTACAAGCACTCGCTCACGTATTGTACAAAGAGAGACACTTAACAAGTTGGCAGTAGAATTAGGACTTGACAAGAAGATTGTATCATCTACCCGAAACCTGGCACACAACACTAACATATATGGAGATGCTCTCGAGGCTCTAATTGGCGCCATCTACCTTGATCAGGGCTACAGGGTAGCCAAGAAATTTGTATACGAAACACTTATAAAGGAGCATCTGAACATTGAAAAGGTACTAAAGAGTGAAGTCGATTTCAAATCACGCCTAATTGAATGGGGACAAAAAAACAAGGTGGATGTCTGTTTTGAGGTCACAGAATCGCTGTATGATACCCAAAACAACCCTGTTTTTATTTCATGTGTAAAGGTTGCAGGAGCTGAGATTGGTTCGGGAAAAGGATATTCAAAGAAAGAGTCGCATCAGATGGCAGCCAAGGTGGCCATCAAAAAACTTAGAGAAAGCGACAGCCTGCAGGAAGCCATCGCCAAAACTCAACAAAATAACTTATCAGCTCAAAACGAAATAACACAGGAGTAA